The proteins below are encoded in one region of Ricinus communis isolate WT05 ecotype wild-type chromosome 6, ASM1957865v1, whole genome shotgun sequence:
- the LOC112536264 gene encoding BAG family molecular chaperone regulator 5, mitochondrial — translation MKDCNFTFFSSATTVTYSLHNDHTTSIETKEIPVDDFPSTETPITITNHLSQPDAATKIQSAYKAHIIRTLYKKILSANSEADQLQCLIQRQETVDTIRYDGREKLRLNEALMRLLLRLDSVPGVDPTVREARRKVSRRIVGLQEIVDGICNEGNGDGWCVDSGGFFRDWDEVVAEMEKEVCKERGGEEMDRFCAEYLGFRCLQRFLHEP, via the coding sequence ATGAAAGATTGCAATTTCACATTCTTTTCCTCCGCCACCACAGTCACCTACAGTTTGCATAATGACCACACAACTTCTATAGAAACCAAGGAAATCCCTGTTGATGATTTTCCCTCCACAGAAACTCCCATCACTATTACCAACCATCTCTCTCAACCAGATGCTGCTACCAAGATTCAATCTGCATACAAAGCACATATAATCCGCACTCTCTACAAAAAGATTTTGTCTGCAAATTCTGAAGCTGATCAACTGCAGTGCCTGATTCAACGGCAGGAGACAGTAGACACCATCAGGTATGATGGACGGGAGAAGTTAAGACTCAATGAGGCCTTGATGAGATTGCTTTTAAGGTTGGACTCTGTGCCTGGGGTTGATCCGACAGTGAGGGAGGCAAGGAGGAAAGTCAGTCGTAGGATTGTGGGGTTGCAGGAGATTGTGGATGGAATATGCAATGAAGGCAATGGTGATGGTTGGTGTGTTGATAGTGGTGGGTTTTTTAGGGATTGGGACGAGGTGGTGGCAGAGATGGAGAAGGAGGTCTGTAAAGAGAGAGGTGGTGAGGAAATGGATAGGTTTTGTGCTGAATATCTTGGTTTTAGATGTTTGCAGAGGTTTTTGCATGAGCCATGA